The segment GTAACGCTATACAAGAGTAAGCTAGCGGGTCGTCCtgggagtccgccatgttgtttctacagtagtcaGAACAGAGATGAAACACTGTGGCTTTGTCCAAACTTCCACCTTTGACTTCCACACCAACATGATATTTATAGGGCTAAAACAGTATGTGAGATTTCATAGTATGTCCAAAACCTTCTCATGAAGCAAACAGTATGTAAGTTTAACCAGCAAAATatcacagtacagtacaggtgtaaatttcccacaatgcagtgCGCTAGACAACAATTTTAATAGCTatgtctcaattcaggggcctgaAAACGGTCTGTCAGCCTGAAATATATGAAACGGCGGTGTCTCTGGCAGTGAATCATCTCCTCAAGTATTCAGTTAAATATATAACAATCTCTGGGTCCATGATTTAGGGTTAACTAACTTACTAGCTTACCTCTTCTTTCGTCAAGTGCAACTGGTTGCTAGGTAACTGGAACGCCAACAGGTTGCGGTGAGAACAGTTGgtgatgcaaccaggaaatcAGACCAGACTGTCCCATTTTGGAGACCGTTTGGTTTGGCTAATGCAGCCTTCAAAGGACGTGGCCGACCTAGACCGCGAAGGCCGCGTCCTTTGAAGGCTGCTGcgcctgaattgagacacagctaatGACAGACGGCAACCAAGACAGCTCTGTAGCGTCAACAACGCTTGGATTTAAGTGTAAGTCTGTAAGAACTGTAAGATCACTTTGCTAGGTGCCATATAGTCTTAAATGTAATTTCAAATTACAGGTAAAATTTGTGTGGCATGGGTTACCATGTTTCGTGTCCATCGAACACAGGGCCCTGTTCAATCCCATGAAAGATGCACAGTGCGAATAAAGCCAAAACACTTAAAACCGATACACAGATGTAAAGGCAAATCCACATAAATTGAAATAAAGTAACATCAAATATACCAGGGGTCAACATGAATAAACATAAAGTAACTTATGTGAAGACATTAAATTGGGAGTCTCTCAGATTTAATAGCCTTTTTTTTCAGGCTGAAGTTGTTGTCTTAATATCTAGCTTCATGTCATTATTGAAAACTTGAATTGCAGTTTTGCTTTAGCTAATTTACAGAAAATAGTCTTTTTCATAGATTGTGTTGAAGCtggaagaaataaaaacaaaaaaacagaaaaacccaGAAACTGCAAATGATTGaattaatgattttaaatgAAACCTCTTTAGCATTATTGACCAAAAAGAAGATTTGTTGGAGAgtccaaacttttttgtttACACAACTATTCCAGAAAGCTTATCcaggagaaacagaaacaaaattatattGAAAGAGAGCAAGAGACAGGTTAAAGCACACTCTTCCAACAGGTGAGTCAGCTACGTCAGTAGAATCAAAATCAAGAACAGAAGCTGATATACAGCCATTAGAGGGCAGAtacattatcattattttaaggTTTCTTTAACATGCTGTAGCGTCGTGTTTCTTATGTATTAAAAATCTGAACATTCATAATTTTAGTGAGAGAACATGTGTTTAAGTATCAATGTGCTATTTTCCTGAGCCATTCTAAAAACATTAGTTACTTAATGTAGGTTACTTTATGATGATGTTGCTACACATAAGCCCCCAGCCCGCCTAATGTGCCTCCTTGTGACTGAGCCTTCTTTGAGAAGAGATATCTTTCTTCCAAATTAGCTATATATTGCTCTGTCCTCCTAAACGACACAGAAGCTGAGCTGCTGTGGACACCACATTATTTCGTTGTGGAaagtcaaacaataacacaaactgacactgaCGTACCTGGAACGGCGTATTCAGAGTTGACTGTGCTTCTGGTGGAGAAGGACACGGTCGGCGTGTTGTTCTGTTTGTCCTTCTGCCTGCGGCggtaaagcagcagcagagccagcAGTAAGACCACCAGGATGACGAGCACGACGATGCCGCTGATGGCTCCCCACGACTCCCTCTCACCAGGAGGAAGGGGGACCATGACGCTCCCTGACTGCTCAGAGGAGTCTGTCAAACAGGAGGTGGAAGGAGAAAGTACAGCAGCTTTCATTAACCTTTTAACTCTGAGATGGAACAAGGACAGCACGACATGAAGCTTTTATCCTCAACTTTTTAAGAAAAAGGCTGACTTCAGTCACAGTGGGTTAATATAGGCCAAAGACGAGAGGCAGATTGATGTGTGCagtcagtttaagtgtattaCTGTAGCTCCTACATTGATGGGAAAACCTGTTTGTCTCTATACCTTCTTTACAGtcctctccttcacacacacagtctccagTAAAGCGGTCACAGCTGAGGTTGGGCGAACAGGAGCAGGTCTGAGTGCAGAATGGACCGAAGCGACCTGGACTACAggctggaaaacacaaggtaCATGTCACATCCATGCATTAGACACATGTAACAAGTATTTAACTTCGGCGCAAAGATAACACTGCTCCATGATAAATAGTGGAAGTGGGTGTCATGCTGATTAGTTGATCAGCACAACACTACTATACGCAAGAAGGCTTTGGGatgattttgcaaagactggagATCTTGGTGGAAAATGTGCagccaaactccctttaagaaatatgacatatttaCAACTCCTTGCGTGTCCGAGAAAACGCATAACCCTAGAAACACAGGATAAAAGGCATCATATGACGACGGTGTTCTTGTCAATTCTGCATCAATATATTGCATATAGGTAAAACATTTTTGCGTATAAAATTTACATTTCGATTTTGTCGCCTCAACTCGTTACCAGCCTCTGTTGGTTAGCTGCACTATTTTAGTGGGAGGAGACCATGGGAGTGAGGGGCGAATCATTAAGAAGTTGCTAAAATAAGTTGGTTGATGGATCAGATACACTCTGAATTAAACACCGAGccttgttcactccacaacaCCACCAGTTTATCCTCCTATTCTACAGTACGAGAGAAACGAGACACATTCTTGCGGCTTCCCAGAGTCCCCTCCATGTTCACTGTCTACacagtttgctgcttcctgtttggtgctggagagagcagAGCTATTGGTTGCTGACAGTGTTTACATCATTAAACAAGCCAAGAATAAAAACGTaagataatattaaacatgtttcatTTATCGTCAAGACGAGAAAAAGGCTGATTAAAGAAAGCTTcaactgagttttatgaccaccttacacTAAACAAACAACATCACGAGAGTGCGCAACAACTACGATAAAACTCCTATGATTTTATTCCGATATTGGAAACTTGTCTGCGACAGCGAAATTGCTTAAAATGTCCGGCATAATCTGCAGCAATCTGTGTAATCAATAAAACGTTTCAGTcagttttctttgtcttattgGATAATAACCTTAATATGTTTTGGCTGCTGGACAAATATAACACTATTTCTGACGTTTTATACATTAAGTGATTaactgacccccccccccccccccccccccactccaaATTTATCCATGATGGAAATAATTGTTAGCTACAGCATTATTAGACTATACATACGTCAAGCAAAACAATAACATTTAAGAGGGCACGCATGACAACTGTTTGTGACGACAATTGCTCCTGCGCTCATAACACCACTAAGATAATAACACTAAAGGTCATTCTTGGATGTGATGTTGTGATTGATGCAGCAATCAGCTGTATTCCGCTCTCAGCAGACACATTTCATGTCAGTCTTGGGACACTGCCTGCAGAATATGCTCTTTCCTAGTTGCTATATGATGTTGTACTCACGTATGGAGCAGTCAGTGGCCGTCCAGCCGGGCAAACATTCACAGTGACCATCCCGGTGATCGCATGTGGAGTTGTTGGCACAGTTAACACACACTTCAGAGCAGTGTTTGCCGTAGTAGCCAGCTGGACAAACTGTGAAACAcacaatgtcattttttaaaattacctGCAACAGATTATATTGAAACTGAATGCAGACAGTTTCTATAACATCTGTgccgtgtgcatgtgtgttgaaGGAGTTTGGACGATTTGCACATGGGTGATATATATTGATGTTAACGCAAACCTTGATCACAGTTGGGTCCAGTGTGTCCAGGTAGGCAATCACACTCTCCTGTCACATGGTGGCAGCGGTACGACTGGCCACAGGATGGGCAAGACATACTGCACTGGTCACCGTACATACCAACTCTGCATTCTGGGAGACGAGAATAATCAGTAACACAATCAATCCAGTACACTTCTGGTTTTTATCAGATTTTGTCAGCTGATTGACAGTAACACTCACTGTTCTGGCAGGTGACTCCCCAGAATCCTGGGCGACACACACACGCTCCATTTTCCCTCAAGCAGGTGTCACTGTTGGGGCAATGCTTGAAACAGGTGTGGTTACAGTGGCGCCCCCACAGGCCCTCCGAACATGGCTCACTGCAGCGAGAACCTTGAAGGGAAAAAATGGAGAGTGGATGAAAGGAGAAGCACAGGCCCACTCTCACGGGCAAATTCACAAGAGAATGAAAAGAATGGATTGCAGCTGCTGATAGCACCACGGATTGTGCGTCACTTATCGCTATCTGCTCTGTCttatgcccagttcagaccagagATTCACGACAAGACGAGCTGAAACAAGCAACTACTGGCAAtgtgccgttctgcaacgttctaaaaacctgccggttcacaccagtGACACTAGATgggacggtgtatcatctctgtgcaacaactctctgtacttatgtcctgatttgcagcttttcaggtgtattttgtggctgaatataatttgtagcttcttaaaatatgaataaggATCGTGAtggtgagatactggctacagctgcatttgcagtagtgatgaaacggtgaaaaacagaaacaaaatgagcatcagatgaactgtattcataataaatacgccacaataatataaataaccagcgccaattgGGCGGGGCATAAGCTCATACAGTGaggagcagcagtgacccaccgtCCAACTCCGACACAccggatggaaacagagggctcaatGGGGACTGAGCACCTGCGGCAGCAAGCAAACGCGCTGCCTGCGGTCAtattgacttgaccagcggacttcactacaagctgattggctgtagaaacaggtgacatgctttacGTTCTTAAACCAGCCGccagcgatttgaccagctgagttgcaggtgacatcatcaggccagctcacaccactgcaacttttctttgCAAGGGTTTCATCTGGTTGCAAATCTTGGGTCTGAACTGGTCTGATCCTGTAaagcttttaaaatgaaaactaaCAGCTGCAGGGAAAGTAAAAAAACCTCCAGtggaaaaaatgtttgtcaGTAATGTATTGTTGATTTGAAGTCACTGGGCAAAAATACACAACGTCACCGGTGGTCCAATTAGTCTTGAGAGCAGTACAATCCGAATCAAGGAGAGACAGAGTGGTTTAAAACCTGTGGCTCACTCAGCTCTGTTGGACCAGACTTATCTGTGGTACCAAAGCCAAGCTGGCAGCGACTCCAGGAGGACGTCATCACTTACCCCACCAACCTGGCAGACAGTGGCACTCCCCGGTGGTAGCTTGGCAGCCGTCggcatgaacacaatcacacctCTTCAGGCAGCCTGGCCCAAACGTGCCCATCTGCACATGTGAGCAAATGCCAACGGGCAAAGAATTGTCAGGGGAATCTCTTCAACATTCGGCCAGCTCAGTCAGAGTCAGACAAAATACTACACTGGCAATGTGTCGTTGTATGGACAGCCTGGTGGGTTGGCGTGGCAGAGACAAGAGGGGCACACGTCCAAGACCCAGATTAAAGCATACAGAGGGTGAGGTAAGGGATGAAAAACTGGACAGCACTTCTACAGAGTGTCCAATCAGAACCGACATGTTCTGTATAATTATCATCCTTATGATTTGTGTTAGTCTTATCAAAGATAGCAGCTCATTTGTCCACTCAGCTCGACATAGAATAAACATATAGTGCATTTTTCTCATCGTCTGCAGTGaatattattttacaaagtGGCATGTGTTTTCATGTATTACTGGGGCTTTAGTCCAagacatttttgtgttgttttgggaATGGGGTGCTACACTTTTGGCGATAACCgtgacatttaaaaatgaaatattgatatcATGGTAATAATACACATGTGataatattgtgtaaataatccagTGTGTCTTAAAtaatttgtttctgtctgttctcGCTATGTCTCCTTCCCCCAACACCATCTGGCTGCCTTTTTACTGTCCATTAAGTGTGAttcttgttattttattataatttatttgttaaaaaacatATAATAATCAAAGTTAAAGATTAATATGACTGAtagcattattttatttatgtatttattttatgtcattttgcagTAGTATCATTGTCGTGAACTCTTTTGGCCACGATATCGTGTAATCACCAGTCCCATATGTAAGACAAACAGAGAAGAAGTCGGAGGATTAACACGTTCAAATCTGTTTATCAAAATGTTGCACCCTACTGTGGTCATTACACCtccatttatttcattttttaaatatttctatTGTATtctgtttatgtatttatattttatcttaATATGTAGGTATGTATATATCGTATGTTTATATCTTACTATCAAATTGagcggctttttttttttgatgatgatgatgaaatttttattattttcgcTATTATAACATCATCATTTTTGTAACAGGCCTGAGCTTGATGACATAATACACAGATGAATACTACTGTGAATAAATTagtaaaataataaagataaaagataaaacacaGATGAATATTACTATAAGTAAAgtagtaaaataataataaaaaataaaacaaaacagattaaTATTACTCTAAATAAATTagtaaaataataaagataaaagattaaaaaaacacatgaatatTACTATAAGTAAATTagtagaataataataaaaaataaaataaaacagtaaataaaacacaagtaaaatatataataaaaatctctaaaataaaacaaatgcacaaatatcaaataacataaaataggGGACAAATAAATAGGttttgaaaatgattttaaaaaaataatggggGTGTTATGATGGCTTTAtagtcatacacacacattaatcatATAGAAATACATTTCACATATGTACAACTACTCTTAGATCACTGGGTAAGTGACTTATCAGTGGCTATCATACATTTATGAAACTGCTCTCATTTACTTAGATTTTGGCACTGAGTCTTTCCATGGGAAGGACTCTGAAGATTTCTTTATACCATTGTGTTAATGGGGGGTTTTTCTTGGATCCAGTTACATTGGATTGGTAATTTTACCTGGGAGTGATATGTGTTGTGCAGTTTGTGTGCAGCATATAATTTTTTTGTCACCTATTTGTATGTAAGGTTGCTTTTATTGTTTCCctaaagagaaatctgttaATAGTAGAAATAGTTGcataaaaacagacatgtcACAAAAGATGCCATTTCTGTACCATTTGATAAACGAATGGGTGAAGCTGCAAGGCTTACCGGGCACGGTTGGTCACAGCGCGCCCCCTGCCAGCCGGCTGTGCAGGTGCAGGATCCATCTGCAGGATTACATTTTGCCCCGTTGGCGCAGTGGCAGGTGGCGTTGCATCCTGGGCCCCAGGTTCCCTCAGAGCAGGGGGTGGAACAGTCCGGCCCTCGCCAGCCTACAGGCACATGAAGGACAGTCAGCCATGTTTGATAGAAAGTCAGTTCACCACTTTTGCTCAAGTCATGCATTCATCAGTCTGTCAATAGGTCAGGCGATCACACATCTCCTCTTTAACACcactgtgaatattttttacCCTCTTTGCAGAAGCAAGTGCCGTCAATTGGCGAGCAGTCGATGAAGTTTTCACAGGAGCACTCCAGGGAGCAGTTCTTGCCATAGGTGCCACTTTTACAGAGATTCTCACAGTGAATGCcctgaaataataaataatatttactttaataaTAAACCTAGAAAGCAGATAAAAGGTGAGATAAACATACAGTAAGAATAGGCTGGTAGATCTGAGCGGTAACAGCAAAGACAGTGacaagaaatataaatatgattcataaacttaatttattaattcatccactgatTCCTAACTTCATCATACTAAACTCCACCACTCACCGTAAACCCTGGAGCACAGTGGCACTGTCCTGTGGCACTATCACACACCcctccattcacacacagacacggcTCCAGACAGCCATGACCGTAGAAACCGTGAGCGCAGGTCTCGTTACAGAACAGTCCTGCCCAGCCTGGCTGGCATGTACATTCTCCTTTCATTGGGTGGCAACTGGACAATAAAACTAGAGGTTAATATGATGAAATTGTTGCAAAGAAACAGTGAGAGAGTGCTGCGTGTCAAAGAAACATTGTGCACTGTATGTGTACTTGTAGAGGTGGAAATCATGAATCACTGTTGATTTGAATCACTTCtatcaccttttttttaattgcagagCAGTTCTGAAATCAAAAATAATCTCATTGGTTGAAAAAAGAACTCAGCTGTTGGAGCCAATGAATCTGAGGGCaattaagctaagctaattagcAAACATGCAAACCCTCACAGGTGTTTTCAATTAATTCTGGTTGATTAGGTCATTATTTGCCTCCACAGGTGCAGCAGGAGGGTGAGTGGGATGTCAGTCAAGCACAGTCTGCACACACTCCACACCTGGGTGTGGGTTTAAGTGGGTGTGTAGGGTGAAGGTGTGGAGCAGCCTCAATGAAAGCTAGGAGCAAAGCTAGTTACAGTATTATGAACCTAAACTGACTGCGACTGAAAAGAACTTTAAGTCTTGCTGAGTGCTTTGTTTAACGACCCCTCCAGTGAAAATCAAGTTTTTTACCTTGTTAATGTCTATGTGCATGTCTAtatggtgtttttttaatgtgctgCAAGACATATCATGAGTCAATTAAGCAGTCAATGCCATGGCTGAGCATTTTCGCCTCTGAACTTTAGTGTACTAACTAATGATAGTCTCAAAAGCCTGGATTCCAACAGAGAGAGTTTCTTAGCCTACATCACAAAACTTAGGAGCCAATCATGTCAACTTGTGAGGTGGAGTTTTCCTTATGATTAGCATAATGCTATGGCGAAATTAAggcaataaattgtgaagacaataaagcctccacaaaatagcattttaaatcttgtgtgtgatttatcctggcttcatatgagcttgttgctaggctaatttatacaatataaaatgccataggcttgtgctaataacgtcagcatgttgtatttgttcgGAAAACGTGTgaagtataagacagttgttttgtcagtgaaccttgtgagttgtaatagagccgaattttgtaacgttacctttgttaaatgttgctgttgtccctggcttcatatgagtagaggaaaagtttgctAGCCACTacgctaatttatacaatgtaaaatgccatgggATTGTGCTAAAAAaatagcatgttgtatttgtggggaaaatgtatccggataaagacaagtgtttgtctgtgaatgctgtgagttatagtgaagctgatttgtgtacttgtgtttgaaattgtctctattaaaccatgtttaatgtgtgtttaatgtgtgttttgaatcatttAAACTTTttagcacttcacagaaaccccactgctgactagtgttttggaggtgtaactgcagagttaCACAGACACAACCAGTCTAGTTAGCAAACCTGCTGGCTCTCACTATCATGAAGGAATAAAGATAACTTAAGAAGTCAGCACTAAATTTGACCCTTGTTTCATTCTTTTCCAGTTACcaggtggctaatgttagccttgtCCAGAACGGGGCTATCAGAGCCAGCCTCCTGGTCGTTTTACGGACACAGATGGCAACAATGAGCTCATCGGGCCCACCAGCATCAGGTGCTGAGGACTTAAAGACATATTTGGAGAGGCCTTCAGCAGGTAAGATTAATGCTTTCTTGGAAAGTTTCTCATGTAAACACAAATCTGAAACCATACACTGTGTTAACATACCAGGACTGGCTTCTAAGGAGTGGGTGAACTAAGGTCTAAATGGGGCTACTAACTTTCTAAAACTGTGTCTCTTTGGCTCCGCCCACTGCAGTTTAGCTCAACCAAAATTAGATTCTTTCTTTCTCCAGAGCAGCACTGCCTCAGAGACACGTTTACATTGCTCAAACACCTGTTATTGTTTCGTCAACATCCActcacctgagtgtgtgtttgtcctggCAGAGACACAAGCGCTCACAGTGCATGCCGTATTTGCCAGGTGCACACATCCTGTCCCTGCAGTGCGGACCACTGAAGCCCGGCTCGCAGAGGCAGCCTCCATCGATGTTGTAGCAGCGTGCGCCGTtagcacagtcacacacaccttTACAGTCCTGACCATAAGAGCCTGCAGCACACTCCTCATTACACCTGGGGACAGGAacatgaaaacagtttttctacTCTGGCCTCAagatgacatcatactgttacagatttctttatatggtcatctgctccaaacacgctactgcaagtgtttacatcacATATGTCAtaggctacatgctaacatcaagtCAACATGTAATCTTTGTTGCCGATGTTGTGAATTTCTCCCAGAGCTTGGACCATATTTCTGCTGGAACGTGTCCAGTtgggtttagaagcttttattagggatttttttttgctgtataaAGTGCTGCTTATCTCTGTTATAGTCATTGCCTGGCTGCAAGTTCGCTGCCAatgtacatgtagctacatgctaacaggTTTAGCTTGTGATTCTTAATGTAAAAAGTGCAGCGATTCCTTGTTGCAGTCATCTTTTGGCTGCAATGACTGTGCAAAGACGCTGAAATACAGAAAACCCACAAACacagaccaatcagagcagactgggctttttcctCTCAGACAGAAGATAAATACAGGTGTTCAGGCACAGACAttatgagaaaaataatgtgttttttccccatgaaagcatgcaaacatgttccagtagaaaccttaaatacagctatgaacctgaaaattagCATAATAAGCCCCCTTTAATACCAAAAGACATTTAGTATATGAGGAACATAAAATACTGAATCAAGGTGTCTCCACCAAGCATTGACTTAAATTCTTAAGACAACAAGTTTTGTGGTTTGGTTCCTGTCTTGCTATGAAGCGAGAAGCAGTGTGCATACACACCTGTTACCAGTGAAGCCTTTAGCACACTGGCACTGTCCAGTTTCAGGGTCACATTTGCCCCTGTTGTGGCAGACACACTCTTCAGCACAGTTTTGTCCAAACCTTCCCTCTGAACATCTCTCTGTGCAAACTGCACCCTGCAGAGTAACAAGGAAAAAACATTGATGTGGCAGAAAGACAAGCCAAGTACATGCAGATGCGTCATCGCAAAAACTGGAGTGAATCGCCACCAAGGCAACTTTACAACTGATGTAGTTACTCCGAAAATAAGTGGTTAGTTTGCTCTCTGATGGGATCACAATCATGTCTCCTCTCATGCATGTCttccaaagacaaaaaaagaaaaactcatgAGAGATTTTTCACATCAGTGGAAAACCTTGCATCTGCATGTCTCCAGAGGGGACAGGTTACCTTCAAAATGTCTTAAGGAATAAGTCAGGGACTGTTTGTCCAAAGTTTGGAGCCAGCTGGAATATAATACGAAGCTAATTCAAAATCTGGCAACCTCCACGGGCAACATGAAGGTTAGTGTTAGTGCAAGCTTTGAAACTTGAAAACATACCGTCCATCCAGGCGGGCAATCGCAGATCCCTTTGCCCTTACAGATACCACCATTCTGACAGGGGCATCGCACCTGGCATTTTCTGGGACACGCCTTCTCACAGCTGGGGGGAGAGGACGGAGTCGATACTTAATAAAAGTTAAATGAACCACTTAAGTCAAAAACACTCCATGTGTCCTAGGACATTCCTGAGGATttaagtaaatgttttgttctacagTAAAACTCAGAGTTTTTATGAAGTTGGCTATTTAAGGATCTGCACAAACACTGTAAAGttactgagtacatttactcaagtactttttGAGGTTCTACTTTACTTTCTGTATTTCCTGTTTCTGCTACTTTCTgcagcaaataaatgaaaaatattataCTTTTAACTCCTTTTTATTTGACACATTTAGTCATGGTTACTGTGCAGATTAAAAATATAATCTATCATTAAATTCAAACATAGATTaatataaaactttattgatccacTGGGAGAATTCCAGGAGAGAATAAAACTAGCTCCgcttttaccagctgcaacattaaactgATGAGAAcataatgcatcaataattataatacaaTATTGTGATATTCAATATTCTAACATGATCCTTTCTGTATGatgagtatttttacttttgttactGTAAGTATTTTTTGATGCTAGCAccttttgtacttttaattattgacatttTGAAGACATGACCGTTACTTGTATCTCTGactaagtaaaagatctgagtgcAGTGAAGTCAACCGATCCCTGTGAATTCCAGCCTTGCAGTTTTGTCCAGTGACCGCAAATTTGACCTatcatcagtttcctgtgagTTTCACCAATCATAGCAGCACTGACTTCCTCACACCCTTGCTTCCGGTTGTGAAGAAGCCGACATGTGCAACACGAACGTCTgacatttaccaacaaaaatTACAGCTAAAGACTGTGCTGGGCGATTCCTTGATGTTCTGCATGAAAGCAG is part of the Epinephelus fuscoguttatus linkage group LG8, E.fuscoguttatus.final_Chr_v1 genome and harbors:
- the pear1 gene encoding multiple epidermal growth factor-like domains protein 10 isoform X2: MIRDSSAARIMSTLQSSAVLLLFSFLIGLSYSLNPRDPNVCSLWESFTTSVKESYYHPYDHVTEEPCADPRTSYRCMRHRITYKTAYRQAVKTDYRKRYQCCPGYYESRDKCVPRCTKECVHGRCVAPDRCQCEGGWRGDDCSSACDDKHWGAGCSQQCKCENGALCDPNKGTCQCPPGFIGRYCEESCPAGSFGKGCLQRCKCGTGGSCDKATGECVCRDGFSGTFCEKACPRKCQVRCPCQNGGICKGKGICDCPPGWTGAVCTERCSEGRFGQNCAEECVCHNRGKCDPETGQCQCAKGFTGNRCNEECAAGSYGQDCKGVCDCANGARCYNIDGGCLCEPGFSGPHCRDRMCAPGKYGMHCERLCLCQDKHTLSCHPMKGECTCQPGWAGLFCNETCAHGFYGHGCLEPCLCVNGGVCDSATGQCHCAPGFTGIHCENLCKSGTYGKNCSLECSCENFIDCSPIDGTCFCKEGWRGPDCSTPCSEGTWGPGCNATCHCANGAKCNPADGSCTCTAGWQGARCDQPCPMGTFGPGCLKRCDCVHADGCQATTGECHCLPGWWGSRCSEPCSEGLWGRHCNHTCFKHCPNSDTCLRENGACVCRPGFWGVTCQNKCRVGMYGDQCSMSCPSCGQSYRCHHVTGECDCLPGHTGPNCDQVCPAGYYGKHCSEVCVNCANNSTCDHRDGHCECLPGWTATDCSIPCSPGRFGPFCTQTCSCSPNLSCDRFTGDCVCEGEDCKEDSSEQSGSVMVPLPPGERESWGAISGIVVLVILVVLLLALLLLYRRRQKDKQNNTPTVSFSTRSTVNSEYAVPGAFGIDRSYSYSASLGKYYNKELKDAVAVSSSSLNSENPYATIKDLPGLPFCPPESSYMEMKSAVPRERAYTEISPPPFNTATLRRERQSSLGHAPHEDPQSHYDLPVNSHIPGHYDLPPVRRPPSPRRTPQ
- the pear1 gene encoding platelet endothelial aggregation receptor 1 isoform X1; the protein is MIRDSSAARIMSTLQSSAVLLLFSFLIGLSYSLNPRDPNVCSLWESFTTSVKESYYHPYDHVTEEPCADPRTSYRCMRHRITYKTAYRQAVKTDYRKRYQCCPGYYESRDKCVPRCTKECVHGRCVAPDRCQCEGGWRGDDCSSACDDKHWGAGCSQQCKCENGALCDPNKGTCQCPPGFIGRYCEESCPAGSFGKGCLQRCKCGTGGSCDKATGECVCRDGFSGTFCEKACPRKCQVRCPCQNGGICKGKGICDCPPGWTGAVCTERCSEGRFGQNCAEECVCHNRGKCDPETGQCQCAKGFTGNRCNEECAAGSYGQDCKGVCDCANGARCYNIDGGCLCEPGFSGPHCRDRMCAPGKYGMHCERLCLCQDKHTLSCHPMKGECTCQPGWAGLFCNETCAHGFYGHGCLEPCLCVNGGVCDSATGQCHCAPGFTGIHCENLCKSGTYGKNCSLECSCENFIDCSPIDGTCFCKEGWRGPDCSTPCSEGTWGPGCNATCHCANGAKCNPADGSCTCTAGWQGARCDQPCPMGTFGPGCLKRCDCVHADGCQATTGECHCLPGWWGSRCSEPCSEGLWGRHCNHTCFKHCPNSDTCLRENGACVCRPGFWGVTCQNKCRVGMYGDQCSMSCPSCGQSYRCHHVTGECDCLPGHTGPNCDQVCPAGYYGKHCSEVCVNCANNSTCDHRDGHCECLPGWTATDCSIPCSPGRFGPFCTQTCSCSPNLSCDRFTGDCVCEGEDCKEDSSEQSGSVMVPLPPGERESWGAISGIVVLVILVVLLLALLLLYRRRQKDKQNNTPTVSFSTRSTVNSEYAVPDVPHSYHHYYSNPSYHTLSQNRPPLPHLPNNHDRTIKNTNNQLFCSVKNMERERRGLFGVESNATLPADWKHHEPRKDSGAFGIDRSYSYSASLGKYYNKELKDAVAVSSSSLNSENPYATIKDLPGLPFCPPESSYMEMKSAVPRERAYTEISPPPFNTATLRRERQSSLGHAPHEDPQSHYDLPVNSHIPGHYDLPPVRRPPSPRRTPQ